The following coding sequences are from one Oncorhynchus clarkii lewisi isolate Uvic-CL-2024 chromosome 20, UVic_Ocla_1.0, whole genome shotgun sequence window:
- the LOC139377356 gene encoding transmembrane protein 275-like has product MVVTDRSSSTPVPKKQEPKKKKRKSRPHGLPSPALCCACGLCIMLAGINITLVGAFAFSTLVPSANPPIIIGPILLLVAFSFFGACCVCSRLPPAQGSRRSKVGGRSMGMMGRGGLAGGATFEIETSEHTLQDTTAVQLSPSASPGSSRASSPERDAPDPAPPGTCKLFTMETNGPTSATAYYSASSAGGGAVRLNLPRDDMAT; this is encoded by the coding sequence ATGGTCGTCACTGACAGGAGTTCGAGCACTCCTGTGCCCAAGAAGCAGgaaccaaagaagaagaagaggaagtcCCGTCCCCATGGCCTGCCCTCCCCAGCGTTGTGCTGCGCATGCGGCCTGTGCATCATGCTGGCAGGCATCAACATCACCCTGGTGGGGGCATTCGCCTTCAGCACCTTGGTGCCCTCTGCCAACCCTCCCATCATCATAGGGCCCATCCTGCTCCTGGTGGCCTTCTCTTTCTTCGGCGCGTGCTGTGTCTGCAGCCGCCTGCCCCCCGCCCAGGGCTCCCGGAGATCGAAGGTGGGCGGGAGGAGCATGGGGATGATGGGGCGGGGAGGTTTAGCTGGGGGAGCGACGTTTGAGATCGAGACAAGTGAGCACACTTTGCAGGACACCACGGCAGTACAGCTCAGCCCCTCGGCCTCACCGGGGTCATCACGGGCGTCCAGCCCCGAACGGGATGCTCCTGACCCCGCCCCACCAGGGACCTGCAAGCTCTTCACCATGGAGACCAATGGCCCCACCTCCGCCACGGCCTACTACTCTGCCTCCTCGGCCGGGGGAGGGGCTGTGAGGCTCAACCTGCCACGTGATGATATGGCCACCTAG